The nucleotide sequence CAGCTTGCAGCCACACTTCGCCGCTCTCACATTCGTCTTGCGCTAAGTGAACGCCAAGTTGGCTGAGCGCAGTTGAAAGGTCGGCCGGTAGCTCCCAGGTCTCCCCGCTTTGACCTCCTTCCGGCGTCACATGGTAACGACAGAACACAGTCGCGGGCACATCTTGCGAGGTTGGATCTGAGGCATCAGAACCCTCAGCCGGATCCGATGCATCACTGGAATCCGATGCATCACTTGGATCTTGCGCAGCACTCTCATCGCCTATCACCAGGGTGCTCCCAAGTTCGGCGCAGCTCATAAGAGCCAGTGAGCAAATCACGAGACTCCAACTATTTCCCTTTAAGAACATAGGTCTAAGTTAACCGAATCAAAAAAAATCACAACCATCAAAAAATAATGAAGCTTATTTAGCCCATCGGGAACTCATACCTGCCCCCTCATTGTTGAAAGGCTCTTGTATGCCCCCGGTGTCTCGTCGCTCGTTTATTAAAGGTCTTGGCGCTAGCGCCTTACTCTCCCCATTTATGGGCGCCCGTGCCTGGGCCGACGATGCCGCCCCGCTTCGTCTCGTGGTGTTTTTTAGTCCCAATGGCACCATTCACCAGCACTGGCGCCCCACCGGAGGCGATACATCATTTAACTTTCAAGCCGGAAGCATTCTGGAACCCCTAGACGCCATACGCGATGATGTCCTGATTCTAGACGGCATCAACTTCCTTACGGCCACCAACCACGAAGGAGGTATGGGAGCGATGCTGACGGGTGGAGGTGCAAGTGGTGAGACCGGCGGCAAAAGCTTAGACCAATACATCGCGGCAGAATTGAATCATCCCACCCGGTTTTCATCATTGGAGCTAGGTGTTCAAACCAGTAACTGGGGCGGCGGCATGCAAACCCGCATGAGCTACTCGGGAGCCGGAAGTTATGTAACCCCAGATGACCGACCAGCAAACGTATTCGAACGACTCTTCGGTGATGTGAGCCAAGATGCGCAGGCCCTTGAGAAGCTTCGCGCCCGGCGGCTTAGTGTATTAGACCTCGTGCGAGATGAAACGGCTGCTCTAAAACCCAAGCTTGGAATGCGTGAACGAATCAAGCTAGACGAACATCTAGAATCGATCCGCCGCTTGGAATTAAGTTTTGAGGACAGTTCCACCCAGGATTGCAGTACACCTGCCCTTGCAGCCATATCCGGACCCACCACCAATGCAAGCTTCCCTATCGTGGGGCAGGCCCAAATGGACCTCCTCGTGACCTCTTTGGCTTGCGACATGACCCGAGTTGCATCCCTGCAGTGGTCTCATACCGTCAGCCCCACTGTCTTTACGTGGCTGGGCATGAATGAAGGGCACCATGCTTTATCGCATTGCGATGACAGCAATACAGCAGGTGTTGCAAATTTTGTTCACGCTGAACGCTGGTATGCCGAGCAATTTGTTCACCTCGTGCAATCCCTCAAGCAACGCAGTGACCCTCTTGGCCCAGGCAGCCTCTTGGACAACACCGTCGTTCTATGGGCGAAAGAAATGGGTGATAGCCGATTACATAACTGCGAATCGGTGCCATTCGTCATAGCTGGAGGTTCGAATTCCCCATTTGGTCTAGGCCGATATTTACAGCTCAACAACACCGCACACAACCATCTACTTGTATCAATATGCGAATCTTTCGGGCTTAACAACCAGACCTTTGGTGACCCCTCTGTGGGCAGTGGTTCCATCAGCGAACTCTTCGGATAAGGACATCAAAATGACATCTCTTAAACTTCAAAGAGTCCTATTGGCGGCTCTATTCATCTTGACCACTAGCGCATGTGGCGACGAGTCTTCTGATCCGGCGGAGTTTGATGCTCCTATTTCACAGCCGAACGAAACCGCAGAACCCGATTGGGCACCCGACTGCAGCAGTGAC is from Deltaproteobacteria bacterium and encodes:
- a CDS encoding DUF1552 domain-containing protein, with protein sequence MPPVSRRSFIKGLGASALLSPFMGARAWADDAAPLRLVVFFSPNGTIHQHWRPTGGDTSFNFQAGSILEPLDAIRDDVLILDGINFLTATNHEGGMGAMLTGGGASGETGGKSLDQYIAAELNHPTRFSSLELGVQTSNWGGGMQTRMSYSGAGSYVTPDDRPANVFERLFGDVSQDAQALEKLRARRLSVLDLVRDETAALKPKLGMRERIKLDEHLESIRRLELSFEDSSTQDCSTPALAAISGPTTNASFPIVGQAQMDLLVTSLACDMTRVASLQWSHTVSPTVFTWLGMNEGHHALSHCDDSNTAGVANFVHAERWYAEQFVHLVQSLKQRSDPLGPGSLLDNTVVLWAKEMGDSRLHNCESVPFVIAGGSNSPFGLGRYLQLNNTAHNHLLVSICESFGLNNQTFGDPSVGSGSISELFG